Below is a window of Geomonas oryzisoli DNA.
GCTACGACGACCTCGACCTCGGCGACACCTACATCCTTTGGGGCGCCAACATGGCCGAGGCGCACCCGGTCCTCTTCTCGCGGCTCATCGACAACAAGCTGAAAAACAGGAAGGTGAAGCTGATCGACATCGCCACCCGCAGGACCCGCACCACGAAGATGGCGGACGAGTACATTGCGATGAAGCCCCAGGGTGACCTGGCGGCCTTGAACGGCATCATCCACGTCATCCTGCGCGACAGGCTCTACGACGAGGCGTTCATCGGCAAGCACGTCTCCTTCAAGCGGGGCAAAGAGAACGCCCCCTACGGCCTGAAGGACAAGGAGGCGTTCAACGAGACGCCGGCGGACGTGAAGAACCTCACCTTCGAGGAGTACAAGGCACTCATGAAGCCGTACACGCCGCAGTGGGCGGAGAAGGTTTCCGGCGTCCCGGCGGCGAAGATCGAGGAGCTCGCCAGGATCTATACGGACAAGTCCCGCAAGGTGAACTCGCTGTGGACCATGGGGGTGAACCAGCATTCCCGCGGGGTCTGGGTGAACAACCTGATCTACAACCTGCACCTTCTGACCGGGAAGATCTGCAAGCCCGGCGAGAACCCGCTCTCGCTGACCGGCCAGCCCTCGGCCTGCGGCACCGCCCGCGAGGTGGGGACCTTCGCGCACCGGCTCCCGGCGGACATGGTGGTGATGAACGAGGCGCACCGCAAGAAGGCGGCGGGCATCTGGGGCATCCCCCCGGAGAAGATACCGTCCAAGGTCGGCCTGCACACGGTGGAGATGTTCCGCGCCATAGACCGCGGCGAGCTCAAGTGCATCTGGATCCAATGCACCAACCCGTTCCAGTCGCTCCCCAACCTGAACCGGGTGCGCAAGGCGGCCCAGGCCAGAAAGGCGTTCATCGTGGTCTCCGACATCTACCCGACCCGCAGCACGGAGGTCGCCGACGTGATCCTCCCCTCGGCCTCGTGGGTGGAGAAGGAGGGGGTCTTCGGCAACACGGAACGGCGTACCCAGCAGTGGTTCAAGATGGTGAACGCCCCGGGCAAGGCGAAGGAGGACGTCTGGCAGCTGATCGAGTTCGCGAAGAGGATGGGGCACGGCGCGCTCTTCCCATACCCGGAGAAGGGGATGCACCGGGAGATCTTCGAGGAGTACCGCAAGTTCACCCTCGGGACCGGCAAGGATCTCGCCCCCTACGGCACCTATGCCAAGGTGCGCGGACTGCGCTGGCCGGTGAAGGCGAACGGCGCCGAGACCCGCTGGCGCTACACCGAGACCGACGACGAGCACGTGGCCAAGGGTGAGGGGATCAAGTTCTACAAGGCTCCCAACAACAAGGTATCGGTCTGGTTCCGCCCCTACGAACCGCCCGCGGAGGTCCCGGACCGCAACTACCCCTTCTGGTTCTGCACCGGCAGGGTCCTCGAGCACTGGCACACGGGTACCATGACCGGGCGGGTCCCCGAGCTCAGGCGGGCGGTCCCCCAGGCGACGCTGGAGCTGCACCCGGAAGATGCGAAGAAGCTCGGCATCAGGAACCGGGACAAGGTGAAGGTCACCTCCCGGCGCGGCTCTGTCGTGCTGACCGCGGAGATCGGCGGCAGGGGCGCTCCCGAGCGCGGCTCCGTGTTCACCACCTTCTTCGACGAGAACAAGCTGGTCAACGAGATCTGCATCGACGCCTTCGATCCGCTCTCCAAGGAGCCGGATTTCAAGAAGTGCGCGGTCAAGGTGCAGAAGGCCTAGCGGAGTGCCGGAGCAACGAGAGGAAGGGTGTGTTTCGCGGCGCCAGTTCCTGAAGCGGGGGACTCTCGCGCCGTTGGCGCTGGCTCTCGCAGCGGCGGGAGGGGCGTCGGTATTCCTGCGCCCCGGGGAGGCGCGCGGCTTCGTCCTGAGGCCCCCCGGGGCGATCACGCTCAAGCGCTTTCTGTCCGCCTGCGTGCGCTGCGGCAAGTGCGCCCAGGCCTGCCCGTACCGCTCGATCAAGCTCCTCGACCGCGGCGTCGGCATCGGGACGCCGTTCATCGCGGCACGGGAGGTCCCCTGCTACCTCTGTCCCGACCTCCCCTGCGTCAAGGCCTGCCCCTCCGGCGCGCTCGACCCGCAGACCACGGCGGTGGAAAAGGTGCGCATGGGAACGGCGCAGATCGTGGACCGGGAGGGATGTCTCTCCATCCGGGGGCTGCGCTGCGAGGTCTGTTACCGCCAATGCCCGCTCATCGACCAGGCCATCACCCTGGAGCCGCGCCACAACCCGCGCACCGGCGAACACACCATCATGGAGCCGGTAGTGCACCGGGAGAAGTGCGTCGGCTGCGGGGTCTGCGAGAACTCCTGCGTGCTCCCGAAACCGGTGATCGTGGTGCGGGAGACCGTGGAGGTCCAAAGGGACAGCTATGACTTCTAGGTGGTGGCTGCCGCGCCGGTCGGTGCAGATCGGGACTCTGCTTTTAATCGCCTCTCCGGCGGCGGGGTTCACTTTTTTCAAGGGGAACCTCGCCTCGGCCGAGCTCGCCGGCGTGCGGCTTTCGGACCCGCTGGCCTGCCTGCAGGCGGTGATCGGCTCCGGGGTCATGATCCCGTCCTACCTGTTCGGGGCGCTCCTGGTAACCGTCGGCTACTTCGTTCTCGGGGGGCGCAGCTTCTGCGGCTGGGTCTGCCCGGTGGGATTTTTCACCGAGCTGGGAGACAAACTTCGGCGCAGGGTGGGGACGGGAGGGACGCTCCTGCCCCTTGCCACGGGGCGCTACGCGCTGGCTGCCGTGCTGGGGGTCGTGGCGGCGACCGGGGTTCCACTTTTCGAGGTGCTCTCGCCCATCGGCATCGTCGGGCGCGCCGTAGCCTTCGCATCGCTGGTGCCGCTTTTGTTCCCGGCCGCGATCCTCGTGGTGGAGCTCACGGCGGCCCCGCGGGTGTGGTGCCGCTCGCTCTGCCCGCTGGGTGCTTTCTACGCGCTCCTCGCCCGGTTCAGTCCGCTCAAAGTCTCCTTCGAC
It encodes the following:
- a CDS encoding molybdopterin-dependent oxidoreductase — encoded protein: MGLSRRDFIKACAAAAAFAAAGVSVTRPEGAEAAEDGITWGKAPCRYCGVGCAVLVGVKGGRIVTTKGDPAGPVNKGLNCIKGYFLSKALYGKDRLTTPLIRKGNKMVEATWDEALDLIAAQYKKAIAAHGPDSVALYGSGQWTIQEGYVASKLMKGGIGTNNLEPNARLCMASAVVAFMNTFGSDEPMGCYDDLDLGDTYILWGANMAEAHPVLFSRLIDNKLKNRKVKLIDIATRRTRTTKMADEYIAMKPQGDLAALNGIIHVILRDRLYDEAFIGKHVSFKRGKENAPYGLKDKEAFNETPADVKNLTFEEYKALMKPYTPQWAEKVSGVPAAKIEELARIYTDKSRKVNSLWTMGVNQHSRGVWVNNLIYNLHLLTGKICKPGENPLSLTGQPSACGTAREVGTFAHRLPADMVVMNEAHRKKAAGIWGIPPEKIPSKVGLHTVEMFRAIDRGELKCIWIQCTNPFQSLPNLNRVRKAAQARKAFIVVSDIYPTRSTEVADVILPSASWVEKEGVFGNTERRTQQWFKMVNAPGKAKEDVWQLIEFAKRMGHGALFPYPEKGMHREIFEEYRKFTLGTGKDLAPYGTYAKVRGLRWPVKANGAETRWRYTETDDEHVAKGEGIKFYKAPNNKVSVWFRPYEPPAEVPDRNYPFWFCTGRVLEHWHTGTMTGRVPELRRAVPQATLELHPEDAKKLGIRNRDKVKVTSRRGSVVLTAEIGGRGAPERGSVFTTFFDENKLVNEICIDAFDPLSKEPDFKKCAVKVQKA
- a CDS encoding 4Fe-4S dicluster domain-containing protein, which gives rise to MPEQREEGCVSRRQFLKRGTLAPLALALAAAGGASVFLRPGEARGFVLRPPGAITLKRFLSACVRCGKCAQACPYRSIKLLDRGVGIGTPFIAAREVPCYLCPDLPCVKACPSGALDPQTTAVEKVRMGTAQIVDREGCLSIRGLRCEVCYRQCPLIDQAITLEPRHNPRTGEHTIMEPVVHREKCVGCGVCENSCVLPKPVIVVRETVEVQRDSYDF
- a CDS encoding NapH/MauN family ferredoxin-type protein → MTSRWWLPRRSVQIGTLLLIASPAAGFTFFKGNLASAELAGVRLSDPLACLQAVIGSGVMIPSYLFGALLVTVGYFVLGGRSFCGWVCPVGFFTELGDKLRRRVGTGGTLLPLATGRYALAAVLGVVAATGVPLFEVLSPIGIVGRAVAFASLVPLLFPAAILVVELTAAPRVWCRSLCPLGAFYALLARFSPLKVSFDRARCTGCGDCVAICPVPEVLDPLWSQESCRIRTGDCTRCLACIDSCAERALKVGFHLK